In Aspergillus flavus chromosome 3, complete sequence, one genomic interval encodes:
- a CDS encoding S-adenosyl-L-methionine-dependent methyltransferase → MSRFIQADSDDNDQLPVIEVDLESALKYRYENGRRYHGYRDSQYLGPNDEQESDRLDMLHEMLLGMMNRKLFLAPVECSPGRVLDLGAGTAEVIGMDLSPIQPQFVPPNARFLVDDFEDDWIYEDQFDFIHGRYLAGAVKDWRRLMTQAYKYTKPRGWVKFQEWDVDKYYSVVCGGFTKAGFTTSPGPHLDERLQEAGFAEIHVEKYRAPVGGWPKDTYYKTIGVWNLLQAETGFEAGAMAVLTRFEGWSKEEVNVLVSGARKDARDPKVHTLADL, encoded by the exons ATGTCCCGATTTATTCAAGCTGATAGTGATGACAACGATCAGCTTCCTGTGATTGAAGTTGATCTTGAG TCTGCCCTTAAATATCGCTATGAAAATGGCAGACGCTATCATGGTTATCGCGACAGCC AATATCTTGGACCCAATGACGAACAAGAATCCGATCGGCTTGACATGTTACATGAGATGCTATTGGGAATGATGAATAGGAAACTGTTTCTGGCTCCTGTAGAGTGTTCGCCAGGACGGGTGCTAGACCTCGGCGCTGGCACGG CGGAG GTTATTGGCATGGATTTGAGTCCGATACAGCCTCAATT TGTTCCTCCCAATGCCAGGTTCCTGGTCGACGACTTCGAGGATGATTGGATTTACGAAGACCAATTCGACTTCATCCATGGCCGATATTTGGCTGGAGCCGTGAAGGATTGGCGGAGGCTCATGACTCAGGCCTACAA GTACACAAAGCCTAGGGGATGGGTAAAGTTTCAGGAGTGGGACGTCGAC AAATACTATTCAGTTGTTTGTGGTGGTTTCACCAAAGCCGGGTTTACAACCAGCCCCGGTCCGCATCTGGATGAAAGACTCCAAGAAGCAGGGTTTGCAGAAATTCACGTGGAGAAGTACCGTGCTCCTGTTGGAGGCTGGCCAAAGGATACGTATTAT AAAACCATCGGGGTTTGGAACCTCCTACAAGCGGAGACTGGCTTCGAGGCAGGTGCCATGGCGGTCCTCACAAGGTTCGAAGGCTGGTCGAAAGAGGAGGTTAATGTGCTTGTATCCGGGGCCAGAAAGGACGCCCGGGACCCTAAAGTACATACATTAGCTGACTTGTAG